One Setaria italica strain Yugu1 chromosome II, Setaria_italica_v2.0, whole genome shotgun sequence DNA segment encodes these proteins:
- the LOC101763314 gene encoding subtilisin-like protease SBT4.9, with protein MPRPRTLLLPLLLVVFAASLSAAETTVGDGGQAVYIVYLGHLPTPPDLSGSEDGVSAADEFAHHDLLNQVLDESSSASDRILRSYRRSLNGFAARLTEQEAHELSSMDGVVSVFPSETYEPLTTRSWDFLGFPQTPKEELPLEGEIIVGMLDTGIWPDSPSFSDDGFGPPPSRWKGVCQNFTCNNKIIGARAYRGGSSDGLSPLDDEGHGSHTASTVAGRSVGNVSFGGLAAGVARGAVPGARLAVYKVCWDRGCGSADILAAFDDAVADGVDVISFSIGSSDPREYFRDAQAIGSFHAMRRGVLTSASAGNSGMLGGHVCNVAPWMLSVAASSIDRRFVDKIVLGNGETIVGASINTFPTLTNATLAFPAGGSCDPDNLSGGSYRGKIVLCPPQNNGRPNDGSGPLSAGAAGVVIVTRSPDVAFVLPLPGLTVTQDEFDQIMAYVNSTSNAVATIHRTETTANPPAPVAASFSSPGPNLISSGILKPDISAPGIDIIASWSMLSSPTGNPNRKVLYNIISGTSMACPHASGAAAYVKSHHRDWSPAMIMSALITTATPMNTAGTSNSTELKYGAGQLSPAKARDPGLVYDASESDYVAMLCSHGYNATQLALVTGYATACAAGGAAAGSSSDLNYPTMAIRVAPRKNFTVSFPRTVTNVGAAGDAYDVKVVIPIEAAKVFAAVVVSPVKLEFSALSQKISFTVTVSGVAPAEGQAHSAAVVWYNDDHQVRSPLVVYTV; from the exons ATGCCTCGTCCCAGAACCCTtcttctccccctcctcctcgtcgtcttcgccgCGAGCCTGAGCGCCGCTGAAACGACCGTCGGCGATGGAGGGCAG GCGGTTTACATCGTGTACCTTGGGCACCTGCCTACGCCGCCGGACCTGTCAGGGTCCGAAGATGGTGTCTCCGCTGCAGATGAGTTTGCTCATCACGACCTGCTGAACCAGGTCCTTGACGAGAGCAG CTCTGCTTCAGACAGGATCCTCCGTAGTTACAGAAGAAGCTTAAATGGCTTCGCAGCCAGGCTAACCGAACAAGAGGCCCATGAACTCTCTA GCATGGATGGCGTCGTGTCAGTCTTCCCTAGTGAGACCTATGAGCCGTTGACCACAAGATCGTGGGACTTCCTGGGCTtccctcaaacgccgaaggaaGAGTTACCGTTGGAGGGAGAGATCATCGTCGGCATGCTCGACACCGGCATATGGCCCGACTCACCGTCCTTCTCCGACGACGGCTTCGGCCCGCCGCCGAGCAGGTGGAAGGGTGTGTGCCAGAACTTCACGTGCAACAA TAAGATCATCGGAGCCCGCGCCTACAGAGGAGGATCGAGCGACGGCCTGTCGCCGCTCGACGACGAGGGCCACGGCAGCCACACAGCCTCCACGGTGGCCGGGCGGTCGGTCGGCAACGTCAGCTtcggcggcctcgccgccggcgtggcccgCGGCGCCGTGCCGGGCGCCAGGCTCGCCGTCTACAAGGTGTGCTGGGACAGGGGCTGCGGCAGCGCCGACATCCTCGCGGCGTtcgacgacgccgtcgccgacggcgtcgaCGTGATCTCCTTCTCCATCGGGAGCAGTGACCCCCGGGAGTACTTCCGGGACGCGCAGGCCATCGGCTCGTTCCACGCCATGCGGCGCGGCGTGCTCACGTCGGCGTCGGCCGGGAACTCCGGGATGCTAGGCGGGCACGTCTGCAACGTCGCGCCGTGGATGCTGTCCGTGGCGGCGAGCAGCATCGATCGCCGGTTCGTCGACAAGATCGTTCTCGGCAACGGCGAGACAATAGTG GGAGCCTCCATCAACACCTTCCCAACGCtaacaaatgcaacacttgCATTCCCCGCCGGCGG GTCCTGTGATCCAGATAACCTGTCCGGCGGTTCATACAGAGGGAAGATCGTCCTCTGCCCGCCGCAGAACAACGGCCGTCCGAACGACGGCTCCGGCCCGCTCTCGGCCGGTGCGGCGGGCGTCGTCATCGTCACCCGTTCACCCGACGTCGCCTTCGTGCTGCCGCTCCCCGGTCTCACCGTAACTCAGGACGAGTTCGACCAGATCATGGCGTATGTCAACAGCACCAG CAATGCTGTGGCTACCATTCACAGAACCGAGACGACGGCCAATCCACCAGCTCCAGTGGCCGCCTCGTTCTCTTCTCCAGGGCCGAACCTGATCTCCTCCGGGATCTTGAAG CCTGATATATCTGCACCGGGGATCGACATCATAGCCTCATGGTCGATGCTGTCGTCACCGACGGGCAACCCTAACAGGAAGGTTCTGTACAACATCATCTCCGGCACGTCCATGGCGTGCCCGCACgcgagcggcgccgccgcctacgTCAAGTCCCACCACCGCGACTGGTCGCCGGCGATGATCATGTCGGCTCTCATCACCACCG CCACTCCGATGAACACGGCGGGCACCTCCAACAGTACAGAGCTCAAGTACGGCGCCGGGCAGCTCAGCCCGGCAAAGGCGCGCGACCCCGGCCTCGTCTATGACGCCTCGGAGAGCGACTACGTGGCCATGCTGTGCTCGCATGGGTACAACGCCACGCAGCTCGCGCTCGTCACCGGCTACGCCACGGCCTGCGCCGCCGGTGGCGCAGCAGCCGGCTCCAGCAGCGACCTCAACTACCCGACCATGGCGATCCGTGTCGCGCCCAGGAAGAACTTCACCGTGAGCTTCCCGCGGACCGTCACCAACGTCGGGGCCGCAGGCGACGCCTACGACGTGAAGGTCGTCATTCCTATTGAGGCGGCCAAAGTGTTCGCCGCCGTTGTTGTTTCGCCGGTCAAGCTGGAGTTCAGCGCGCTGAGCCAGAAGATCTCGTTCACCGTGACGGTGTCCGGCGTAGCGCCGGCGGAGGGCCAGGCCCACTCGGCGGCCGTCGTGTGGTATAACGACGACCACCAGGTGAGGAGCCCGTTGGTGGTGTACACAGTGTAG
- the LOC101770905 gene encoding subtilisin-like protease SBT4.3: MGWLRDRLLLVALFAASLSCAPQTGDGDGAQVIEATPHETIMLVMTDEQVYVVFLGHLPESGSLEYGGPSAVEAAHHDLLSQVLDDGSKIIGARMYGIGPNNSTGLSLLDKGGHRSHTTSIVAGRVVGEVISFSVGNAVPLQYFEDAGAIGSFHAMRRGVLTSATDSNSGLDGGHVCNVAPWMLSFAASGIDPRFVDKIILGNGKTIVVIASVATCEPDGLAGGSYEGKIVLCPADNSGDPNDGAGPFMAGADGAVIVGHYPNLSQALHPGLDIIASWTPLSSPTGEPVDNRKVLYNIESGTSMAWTHASGAAAYVKSHRRDWSPAMIISALITTATPMNTPGNAGSNELKYGAGQLNPSKAPDPGLVYDASERDYVAMLCAQGYNATQLALVNAHVAPGKNFSVGFARTVTNVGASPGAVYVAKVVLHGARSNLAVGVSPDRLEFSKQKRTASFGVSISGEALAADEVVSAAVVWCDGEHEVRSPVVVYTVSAGVHHF, translated from the exons ATGGGTTGGCTCAGAGATCGTCTCCTCCTCGTAGCCCTCTTCGCCGCGAGCCTGAGCTGCGCCCCTCAaaccggcgacggcgatggagCGCAGGTCATAGAGGCCACACCTCAC GAAACGATTATgttggtgatgactgatgagcaGGTGTACGTCGTGTTCCTGGGGCACCTGCCCGAGTCGGGCTCATTGGAGTATGGAGGTCCCTCAGCTGTAGAAGCTGCTCACCACGACCTGCTGAGTCAGGTCCTCGACGACGGCAG TAAGATTATCGGAGCTCGCATGTACGGCATCGGACCGAACAATAGCACCGGCCTGTCGCTGTTGGACAAGGGCGGCCACCGCAGCCACACGACGTCGATCGTCGCTGGCAGGGTGGTTGGCGAA GTGATCTCCTTCTCTGTCGGCAACGCGGTCCCCTTGCAATACTTCGAGGACGCTGGCGCCATCGGCTCCTTCCACGCCATGAGGCGCGGGGTGCTCACCTCTGCCACCGACAGCAACTCCGGGCTCGATGGCGGCCACGTCTGCAACGTTGCGCCCTGGATGCTGTCCTTCGCGGCTAGCGGCATCGATCCGCGGTTCGTCGACAAGATCATCCTTGGCAACGGCAAGACCATAGTGGTCATTGCATCAGTTGC AACCTGTGAGCCAGATGGCCTGGCCGGAGGTTCATATGAAGGGAAGATCGTCCTCTGCCCGGCCGACAACAGTGGCGATCCGAACGATGGCGCAGGCCCGTTCATGGCTGGTGCGGACGGCGCCGTCATCGTCGGCCATTACCCCAACCTCTCACAAGCC CTGCACCCGGGGTTGGACATTATCGCCTCATGGACGCCGCTGTCATCACCAACCGGAGAGCCTGTCGACAACAGGAAGGTCCTCTACAACATCGAGTCTGGCACGTCCATGGCTTGGACACACGCTAGCGGCGCCGCGGCATATGTCAAGTCCCACCGCCGCGACTGGTCTCCGGCGATGATCATCTCAGCTCTCATTACCACAG CCACTCCGATGAACACGCCAGGCAACGCCGGCAGCAACGAGCTCAAGTACGGCGCCGGCCAGCTCAACCCTTCGAAGGCGCCCGACCCCGGCCTCGTCTACGACGCGTCGGAGCGCGACTACGTCGCCATGCTGTGCGCTCAGGGGTACAACGCCACGCAGCTGGCACTCGTCAACG CCCACGTCGCGCCGGGGAAGAACTTCAGCGTGGGCTTCGCGCGGACCGTCACCAACGTCGGCGCCTCTCCCGGCGCCGTGTACGTCGCGAAGGTCGTCCTCCACGGTGCGCGGAGCAACCTCGCCGTCGGTGTCTCGCCGGACAGGCTGGAGTTCAGCAAGCAGAAGAGGACGGCCTCGTTCGGCGTGTCCATTTCCGGCGAGGCGCTGGCCGCGGACGAGGTCGtttcggcggcggtggtgtggTGCGACGGCGAGCACGAAGTGAGGAGTCCGGTGGTGGTGTACACGGTGAGCGCCGGCGTCCACCATTTTTGA